A genomic segment from Lutzomyia longipalpis isolate SR_M1_2022 chromosome 3, ASM2433408v1 encodes:
- the LOC129794246 gene encoding PDZ and LIM domain protein Zasp isoform X1, with protein sequence MAQLVTVRLSRSDAQPWGFRLQGGKDFGTPLVVQKVAGGSIAANAGLVAGDAVIKVNGMDVYNLRHKDAQDAVVRGGNNFEISVQRGGSTWRPTVSPAGSLPQPVLSGGSVAPVTHTSLAAKPQEVSHIGSGYNSSARPYLPSVNGDGVKSIVNKQYNTPVGMYSDETIAETLSAQAEVLAGGVLGVNFKKNERIYNSANSEVYKMLQEAENDPNDPEESSFSPTPYQSSNQQSSPSGGVTKHVTAPVAQAKPPNTGGLPAGQNICAECERLIVGVFVRIKEKNLHVDCFKCATCGTPLKNQGYFNINNKLYCDIHAKLAALNNPPPGTEGYLPVPIKPNTKLSASTISAALTTHHGTGAGATNGAPQLGSPLSTGSNTNLSCATNFASNSCVLPQALSSCESTPKKLSPMASVGVSPIHSRQNSLGSAMSDTDINHKNVYNILKNCQSDDTPGHRRTYLETDFTDTISECDSPDEGTRMVMVGHEKMQNGTHNSEFVYKTIGGGIIRSVQAPGKGKNINYKINTNISGPKPFNISSAPLSPPSAGPKSPSIYPPPTSAAAWSQPKPPSTFEAPKPSTFGSSTLPRANVGPAAPGDLGPECGHPDEISHELASVHFSWPPSQEIATSTPTATPLYVPPPETQHVIVKPMLEKQSQSAPELSYGQREVSRVAEVAEMESGSESYTSTSATTTTSEDAAHMRMYHTQTSQPSYTIYESADSDETDYATIPHHKQSICSAEVSSFVSEARGAQYLADTLDTTCLVERMRSLTPRPPSPTPMKTGKHVEFALPTEQKTETQQESFSQESTQMQSSAVQESSMVQESREFQEVNQYQDTAHVQEVAEVAEQTTQFQPIDVPEQKPLPQGSVPNTVPQEWESAMVKALKTAPETPYNIVSVKQEAIEESCIKADASQSTATTSYQNISLPALDVLVEKPAEGTIMSSLLTTVPIKSVKFEPKATIEPVPLPEETRPYFPPPIDMTVVADDTIPGRKSLMLEALITAPDRPYSPFGHEVSYQLDDLPRPTEKMTLRTALTVAPERPFTPVIFDSNGLAHPKAVKEDKTGNSLIKGFQPQASSQISSCLTSASQDTSMQESQICQQVSQQQTSQQASQQQVCQQVSQQQVCQQASQQTSQQQVCQQVSQQHVCQQASQQQVCQQATQQQSYQQASQQICQQSSQQVCQKTSQQICQQSSKQVCQKSSQEVYHQSLSAESRSEARKLIAAVSPAFEQDGIDTVNRAADVHMAPPQIVTPVPHPRPFTPSLINKPAPIIPYYQQNLAVSEYDPQMGEIFDPHLRSPSPCLREKSPAPGPPPNPLRIQAPRLRESGQQPNLAPGTAFSCAQVKAESVYQQRPEMVECQRIGDNFRQTRTNEASLNRSLHAEKESASATQVGNTFIQKRSRVVEEFERTQSAKTIEIKTGGSGEVVSKITEDEMPPKGIVASQTRRFSQEVAPPKITFPAIIPVAPMNFPLGAAPQSSNTVAPPPGFNLKSLNAPSAFASAQSSHQNASTFAFTNAPPKIEATKPASGPVAAFKLPKPQTPPPPTNNCPGTTMSDPSPDASAGSKGGAAGVTSAPKRGRGVLNKAVGPGGRIPQCGCCNQHIRGPFITALGRIWCPDHFICVNGECRRPLADIGFVEEKGNLYCEYCFEKYIAPSCSKCGAKIKGDCLNAIGKHFHPECFTCAYCGKLFGNSPFFLEEGNPYCEADWNEMFTTKCFACGFPVEAGDRWVEALSHNYHSQCFNCTTCKKNLEGQSFFAKGGRPYCKNHAR encoded by the exons ATGGCTCAATTAGTCACTGTCAGGCTCAGTAGAAGCGATGCCCAACCGTGGGGTTTCCGACTGCAAGGTGGAAAGGATTTTGGAACTCCGCTTGTTGTTCAAAAG GTCGCTGGCGGAAGTATAGCCGCCAATGCGGGTCTCGTAGCTGGTGATGCCGTCATTAAAGTCAATGGCATGGATGTGTACAACTTGCGCCATAAGGATGCCCAAGATGCTGTTGTTCGTGGTGGGAATAACTTTGAAATCTCCGTTCAACGGGGTGGTTCAACGTGGAGACCCACTGTAAGTCCCGCTGGCTCCCTACCCCAACCCGTCCTATCCGGTGGCAGTGTGGCTCCCGTGACACACACATCCCTGGCAGCTAAGCCCCAGGAAGTTTCTCATATTGGTAGTGGATACAACAGCTCAGCACGGCCATACCTTCCATCT GTCAATGGTGATGGTGTAAAGAGTATTGTCAACAAGCAATACAACACTCCCGTTGGGATGTACAGCGATGAAACCATTGCGGAAACACTCTCAGCTCAGGCGGAAGTGTTGGCTGGCGGTGTGCTCGG agTAAACTTCAAGAAGAACGAGCGAATCTACAATTCAGCCAATTCGGAAGTGTATAAAATGTTGCAGGAAGCTGAAAATGATCCCAATGATCCAG AGGAGTCCTCATTCAGTCCTACACCATATCAGTCATCCAATCAGCAATCCTCGCCAAGCGGTGGTGTCACAAAGCATGTGACCGCTCCTGTGGCCCAAGCTAAACCCCCCAACACGGGTGGTTTGCCAGCCGGCCAGAATATCTGTGCTGAATGCGAGCGCCTCATTGT AGGCGTTTTTGTGAGGATCaaggaaaagaatttgcaCGTTGACTGCTTCAAGTGTGCCACATGTGGTACACCGCTAAAGAATCAGGGCTATTTCAACATTAACAATAAACTATATTGTGATATCCATGCAAAATTGGCTGCCCTCAATAATCCACCACCTGGTACAGAGGGCTATCTACCTGTGCCAATTAAGCC GAATACAAAATTGAGTGCTAGCACCATTTCTGCTGCACTCACAACGCACCATGGAACCGGTGCTGGTGCCACGAATGGAGCACCACAGCTGGGATCTCCCCTGTCGACGGGTAGCAAT ACTAATTTAAGTTGTGCGACAAATTTTGCATCAAATAGCTGTGTGTTGCCCCAAGCATTGAGTTCGTGTGAGTCGacaccgaagaaattgtcgCCAATGGCGTCAGTTGGGGTGTCCCCAATCCATTCAAGGCAGAACAGCCTCGGGAGCGCCATGAGTGACACCGATATCAATCACAAGAATGTGTACAACATTCTCAAGAATTGCCAATCAGACGACACTCCCGGCCACAGGAGGACCTACCTCGAGACAGACTTCACTGACACCATCAGTGAATGTGATTCCCCAGACGAGGGCACAAGGATGGTGATGGTGGGGCATGAGAAGATGCAAAATGGGACACATAATTCGGAATTTGTCTACAAAACCATTGGCGGTGGGATCATTCGAAGTGTCCAAGCACCTGGAAAAGGCAAGAATATTAACTACAAA ATCAATACAAACATCAGTGGCCCAAAGCCATTTAACATCTCATCGGCTCCACTTTCACCCCCAAGTGCTGGACCCAAGAGTCCCTCAATTTATCCGCCACCAACAAGTGCTGCAGCATGGAGCCAACCAAAGCCCCCGTCGACTTTTGAGGCTCCAAAACCATCAACTTTTGGCTCATCCACACTACCACGAGCCAACGTTGGACCGGCTGCTCCAG GAGACTTGGGGCCAGAGTGTGGGCATCCCgatgagatttcccatgaacTCGCATCTGTGCACTTTTCTTGGCCACCATCGCAAGAAATTGCAACATCCACCCCTACAGCAACACCCCTCTACGTTCCACCACCTGAAACGCAGCACGTTATTGTTAAACCAATGCTTGAGAAGCAAAGTCAGTCAGCTCCAGAGTTGAGCTATGGGCAGAGGGAGGTTTCCAGGGTAGCTGAAGTGGCTGAAATGGAAAGCGGTTCAGAGAGTTACACGTCAACAAGCGCAACGACAACAACATCCGAAGATGCAGCACATATGCGAATGTATCACACCCAAACATCACAGCCAAGCTATACAATCTACGAAAGTGCTGACTCAGATGAAACTGACTATGCAACCATACCGCATCACAAGCAGAGTATCTGTTCTGCGGAGGTATCGTCATTTGTTTCGGAAGCACGTGGAGCACAATACTTGGCTGATACATTGGATACAACCTGCTTAGTTGAGAGAATGCGATCACTGACACCTAGACCTCCTTCACCCACCCCCATGAAGACGGGGAAACATGTGGAATTTGCTTTACCAACTGAACAAAAAACGGAAACGCAACAAGAAAGCTTCTCCCAAGAATCCACTCAGATGCAATCAAGTGCAGTTCAGGAATCCAGCATGGTACAGGAGTCAAGGGAATTCCAGGAAGTGAATCAATATCAGGACACTGCACACGTTCAGGAAGTTGCCGAAGTTGCGGAACAAACAACACAATTCCAGCCAATTGATGTTCCTGAACAGAAACCTCTTCCTCAGGGAAGTGTACCCAATACTGTCCCACAGGAATGGGAAAGTGCAATGGTTAAAGCACTAAAGACAGCTCCTGAAACCCCCTACAACATTGTGAGTGTTAAACAGGAAGCCATTGAGGAGAGTTGCATCAAAGCTGATGCATCACAAAGTACAGCAACAACATCATACCAAAATATTAGCCTACCTGCACTTGATGTTTTAGTTGAGAAACCAGCTGAAGGAACCATCATGTCGTCCCTGCTAACAACAGTTCCAATTAAAAGTGTAAAGTTTGAGCCAAAGGCAACAATAGAACCAGTACCATTGCCTGAGGAAACTAGACCGTACTTCCCGCCACCGATTGATATGACGGTTGTGGCTGATGATACAATTCCAGGGAGGAAGTCGCTGATGTTGGAGGCACTGATCACAGCACCGGATCGTCCATATTCTCCATTTGGGCACGAGGTCAGCTACCAATTGGATGACCTACCGCGTCCTACGGAGAAGATGACGCTAAGGACTGCTCTGACGGTGGCTCCTGAGCGACCTTTTACTCCTGTCATTTTTGACTCAAACGGCTTGGCTCATCCGAAGGCGGTAAAAGAAGATAAGACTGGAAACAGTCTTATTAAGGGCTTCCAACCTCAGGCTTCATCGCAAATTAGTTCATGCCTAACTAGTGCTTCTCAGGATACCTCAATGCAAGAATCTCAGATTTGTCAGCAAGTTTCACAGCAGCAGACTTCTCAGCAGGCTTCACAGCAGCAAGTCTGTCAGCAGGTTTCACAGCAACAAGTCTGTCAACAGGCTTCTCAGCAGACTTCACAGCAGCAAGTCTGTCAGCAGGTTTCACAGCAACATGTCTGTCAGCAGGCTTCTCAGCAGCAAGTCTGTCAGCAGGCTACACAACAGCAAAGTTATCAGCAAGCTTCTCAACAGATTTGCCAACAGTCTTCGCAACAAGTCTGCCAGAAGACTTCACAGCAAATTTGTCAGCAATCTTCCAAACAAGTTTGTCAAAAATCATCTCAAGAAGTTTACCATCAATCCTTGTCAGCAGAATCTCGATCTGAAGCTCGTAAACTGATTGCAGCTGTATCACCTGCCTTCGAACAAG ATGGCATCGATACGGTCAATCGTGCTGCGGACGTGCACATGGCACCACCTCAAATCGTGACCCCGGTTCCCCATCCGCGCCCATTTACGCCCTCACTCATCAACAAGCCCGCCCCCATAATCCCCTACTACCAGCAGAACCTTGCTGTTTCTGAGTACGATCCCCAAATGGGGGAGATTTTTGATCCCCACTTGCGTTCACCGTCACCCTGTTTGCGGGAGAAGAGCCCCGCTCCAGGTCCCCCACCCAACCCCTTGCGTATCCAAGCACCACGCTTGCGTGAATCCGGTCAACAGCCTAACCTAGCACCGGGTACGGCATTCTCGTGTGCCCAAGTAAAGGCCGAGAGTGTGTATCAGCAGAGACCCGAAATGGTGGAATGCCAGAGAATCGGTGATAATTTCCGCCAAACCCGCACGAATGAGGCATCCCTGAATCGTTCCCTGCACGCCGAGAAGGAGAGCGCCAGTGCCACCCAGGTTGGCAATACGTTCATCCAAAAGCGCTCACGTGTCGTGGAGGAATTTGAACGCACGCAATCGGCAAAGACAATTGAAATAAAGACCGGTGGGTCAGGTGAGGTTGTTTCGAAGATTACGGAGGATGAAATGCCGCCTAAGGGTATCGTGGCGAGTCAAACCCGGCGCTTCTCGCAGGAAGTTGCCCCACCCAAAATTACCTTTCCAGCAATTATCCCTGTGGCGCCCATGAACTTCCCTCTAGGTGCTGCACCCCAAAGCTCTAACACGGTGGCCCCGCCGCCAGGCTTCAACCTTAAATCCCTCAATGCCCCATCAGCATTTGCATCTGCACAGTCATCGCATCAGAATGCCAGCACTTTTGCTTTCACTAATGCACCGCCCAAAATAGAGGCTACAAAGCCCGCTTCTGGCCCCGTTGCTGCTTTTAAACTGCCAAAGCCGCAAACACCGCCGCCACCTACTAACAATTGCCCCGGTACTACCATGAGTGACCCCTCCCCTGATGCCAGTGCAGGTTCGAAAGGGGGTGCCGCCGGAGTAACTTCTGCACCGAAGCGTGGCCGCGGTGTACTCAACAAGGCAGTCGGTCCAGGCGGCAGAATCCCGCAGTGTGGTTGCTGCAATCAGCATATCAG GGGTCCCTTTATTACGGCCCTTGGACGTATCTGGTGTCCTGATCACTTTATTTGCGTAAATGGAGAATGCCGTCGTCCCTTGGCTGATATTGGATTCGTCGAGGAGAAGGGTAATCTCTATTGCGAGTACTGCTTTGAGAAGTACATTGCACCGTCGTGCAGCAAATGTGGCGCCAAAATTaag GGTGATTGTCTCAATGCCATTGGCAAGCACTTCCATCCGGAATGCTTCACGTGTGCCTACTGTGGAAAATTGTTTGGCAACAGCCCATTTTTCCTTGAGGAGGGAAATCCCTACTGCGAAGCTGACTGGAATGAAATGTTCACAACAAAGTGCTTTGCCTGCGGATTCCCCGTGGAGGCCGGCGACAGATGGGTTGAGGCTCTGTCCCACAATTACCACAGTCAGTGCTTCAATTGCACC ACATGCAAGAAGAATCTAGAGGGTCAGAGCTTCTTCGCCAAGGGTGGACGTCCTTATTGCAAAAATCACGCCcgctaa
- the LOC129794246 gene encoding PDZ and LIM domain protein Zasp isoform X11, which yields MAQLVTVRLSRSDAQPWGFRLQGGKDFGTPLVVQKVAGGSIAANAGLVAGDAVIKVNGMDVYNLRHKDAQDAVVRGGNNFEISVQRGGSTWRPTVSPAGSLPQPVLSGGSVAPVTHTSLAAKPQEVSHIGSGYNSSARPYLPSVNGDGVKSIVNKQYNTPVGMYSDETIAETLSAQAEVLAGGVLGVNFKKNERIYNSANSEVYKMLQEAENDPNDPEESSFSPTPYQSSNQQSSPSGGVTKHVTAPVAQAKPPNTGGLPAGQNICAECERLIVGVFVRIKEKNLHVDCFKCATCGTPLKNQGYFNINNKLYCDIHAKLAALNNPPPGTEGYLPVPIKPNTKLSASTISAALTTHHGTGAGATNGAPQLGSPLSTGSNTNLSCATNFASNSCVLPQALSSCESTPKKLSPMASVGVSPIHSRQNSLGSAMSDTDINHKNVYNILKNCQSDDTPGHRRTYLETDFTDTISECDSPDEGTRMVMVGHEKMQNGTHNSEFVYKTIGGGIIRSVQAPGKGKNINYKINTNISGPKPFNISSAPLSPPSAGPKSPSIYPPPTSAAAWSQPKPPSTFEAPKPSTFGSSTLPRANVGPAAPGRFNTFRPGFHLNTTDGIDTVNRAADVHMAPPQIVTPVPHPRPFTPSLINKPAPIIPYYQQNLAVSEYDPQMGEIFDPHLRSPSPCLREKSPAPGPPPNPLRIQAPRLRESGQQPNLAPGTAFSCAQVKAESVYQQRPEMVECQRIGDNFRQTRTNEASLNRSLHAEKESASATQVGNTFIQKRSRVVEEFERTQSAKTIEIKTGGSGEVVSKITEDEMPPKGIVASQTRRFSQEVAPPKITFPAIIPVAPMNFPLGAAPQSSNTVAPPPGFNLKSLNAPSAFASAQSSHQNASTFAFTNAPPKIEATKPASGPVAAFKLPKPQTPPPPTNNCPGTTMSDPSPDASAGSKGGAAGVTSAPKRGRGVLNKAVGPGGRIPQCGCCNQHIRGPFITALGRIWCPDHFICVNGECRRPLADIGFVEEKGNLYCEYCFEKYIAPSCSKCGAKIKGDCLNAIGKHFHPECFTCAYCGKLFGNSPFFLEEGNPYCEADWNEMFTTKCFACGFPVEAGDRWVEALSHNYHSQCFNCTTCKKNLEGQSFFAKGGRPYCKNHAR from the exons ATGGCTCAATTAGTCACTGTCAGGCTCAGTAGAAGCGATGCCCAACCGTGGGGTTTCCGACTGCAAGGTGGAAAGGATTTTGGAACTCCGCTTGTTGTTCAAAAG GTCGCTGGCGGAAGTATAGCCGCCAATGCGGGTCTCGTAGCTGGTGATGCCGTCATTAAAGTCAATGGCATGGATGTGTACAACTTGCGCCATAAGGATGCCCAAGATGCTGTTGTTCGTGGTGGGAATAACTTTGAAATCTCCGTTCAACGGGGTGGTTCAACGTGGAGACCCACTGTAAGTCCCGCTGGCTCCCTACCCCAACCCGTCCTATCCGGTGGCAGTGTGGCTCCCGTGACACACACATCCCTGGCAGCTAAGCCCCAGGAAGTTTCTCATATTGGTAGTGGATACAACAGCTCAGCACGGCCATACCTTCCATCT GTCAATGGTGATGGTGTAAAGAGTATTGTCAACAAGCAATACAACACTCCCGTTGGGATGTACAGCGATGAAACCATTGCGGAAACACTCTCAGCTCAGGCGGAAGTGTTGGCTGGCGGTGTGCTCGG agTAAACTTCAAGAAGAACGAGCGAATCTACAATTCAGCCAATTCGGAAGTGTATAAAATGTTGCAGGAAGCTGAAAATGATCCCAATGATCCAG AGGAGTCCTCATTCAGTCCTACACCATATCAGTCATCCAATCAGCAATCCTCGCCAAGCGGTGGTGTCACAAAGCATGTGACCGCTCCTGTGGCCCAAGCTAAACCCCCCAACACGGGTGGTTTGCCAGCCGGCCAGAATATCTGTGCTGAATGCGAGCGCCTCATTGT AGGCGTTTTTGTGAGGATCaaggaaaagaatttgcaCGTTGACTGCTTCAAGTGTGCCACATGTGGTACACCGCTAAAGAATCAGGGCTATTTCAACATTAACAATAAACTATATTGTGATATCCATGCAAAATTGGCTGCCCTCAATAATCCACCACCTGGTACAGAGGGCTATCTACCTGTGCCAATTAAGCC GAATACAAAATTGAGTGCTAGCACCATTTCTGCTGCACTCACAACGCACCATGGAACCGGTGCTGGTGCCACGAATGGAGCACCACAGCTGGGATCTCCCCTGTCGACGGGTAGCAAT ACTAATTTAAGTTGTGCGACAAATTTTGCATCAAATAGCTGTGTGTTGCCCCAAGCATTGAGTTCGTGTGAGTCGacaccgaagaaattgtcgCCAATGGCGTCAGTTGGGGTGTCCCCAATCCATTCAAGGCAGAACAGCCTCGGGAGCGCCATGAGTGACACCGATATCAATCACAAGAATGTGTACAACATTCTCAAGAATTGCCAATCAGACGACACTCCCGGCCACAGGAGGACCTACCTCGAGACAGACTTCACTGACACCATCAGTGAATGTGATTCCCCAGACGAGGGCACAAGGATGGTGATGGTGGGGCATGAGAAGATGCAAAATGGGACACATAATTCGGAATTTGTCTACAAAACCATTGGCGGTGGGATCATTCGAAGTGTCCAAGCACCTGGAAAAGGCAAGAATATTAACTACAAA ATCAATACAAACATCAGTGGCCCAAAGCCATTTAACATCTCATCGGCTCCACTTTCACCCCCAAGTGCTGGACCCAAGAGTCCCTCAATTTATCCGCCACCAACAAGTGCTGCAGCATGGAGCCAACCAAAGCCCCCGTCGACTTTTGAGGCTCCAAAACCATCAACTTTTGGCTCATCCACACTACCACGAGCCAACGTTGGACCGGCTGCTCCAG GGCGGTTCAACACATTCAGACCTGGATTTCATTTGAACACCACCG ATGGCATCGATACGGTCAATCGTGCTGCGGACGTGCACATGGCACCACCTCAAATCGTGACCCCGGTTCCCCATCCGCGCCCATTTACGCCCTCACTCATCAACAAGCCCGCCCCCATAATCCCCTACTACCAGCAGAACCTTGCTGTTTCTGAGTACGATCCCCAAATGGGGGAGATTTTTGATCCCCACTTGCGTTCACCGTCACCCTGTTTGCGGGAGAAGAGCCCCGCTCCAGGTCCCCCACCCAACCCCTTGCGTATCCAAGCACCACGCTTGCGTGAATCCGGTCAACAGCCTAACCTAGCACCGGGTACGGCATTCTCGTGTGCCCAAGTAAAGGCCGAGAGTGTGTATCAGCAGAGACCCGAAATGGTGGAATGCCAGAGAATCGGTGATAATTTCCGCCAAACCCGCACGAATGAGGCATCCCTGAATCGTTCCCTGCACGCCGAGAAGGAGAGCGCCAGTGCCACCCAGGTTGGCAATACGTTCATCCAAAAGCGCTCACGTGTCGTGGAGGAATTTGAACGCACGCAATCGGCAAAGACAATTGAAATAAAGACCGGTGGGTCAGGTGAGGTTGTTTCGAAGATTACGGAGGATGAAATGCCGCCTAAGGGTATCGTGGCGAGTCAAACCCGGCGCTTCTCGCAGGAAGTTGCCCCACCCAAAATTACCTTTCCAGCAATTATCCCTGTGGCGCCCATGAACTTCCCTCTAGGTGCTGCACCCCAAAGCTCTAACACGGTGGCCCCGCCGCCAGGCTTCAACCTTAAATCCCTCAATGCCCCATCAGCATTTGCATCTGCACAGTCATCGCATCAGAATGCCAGCACTTTTGCTTTCACTAATGCACCGCCCAAAATAGAGGCTACAAAGCCCGCTTCTGGCCCCGTTGCTGCTTTTAAACTGCCAAAGCCGCAAACACCGCCGCCACCTACTAACAATTGCCCCGGTACTACCATGAGTGACCCCTCCCCTGATGCCAGTGCAGGTTCGAAAGGGGGTGCCGCCGGAGTAACTTCTGCACCGAAGCGTGGCCGCGGTGTACTCAACAAGGCAGTCGGTCCAGGCGGCAGAATCCCGCAGTGTGGTTGCTGCAATCAGCATATCAG GGGTCCCTTTATTACGGCCCTTGGACGTATCTGGTGTCCTGATCACTTTATTTGCGTAAATGGAGAATGCCGTCGTCCCTTGGCTGATATTGGATTCGTCGAGGAGAAGGGTAATCTCTATTGCGAGTACTGCTTTGAGAAGTACATTGCACCGTCGTGCAGCAAATGTGGCGCCAAAATTaag GGTGATTGTCTCAATGCCATTGGCAAGCACTTCCATCCGGAATGCTTCACGTGTGCCTACTGTGGAAAATTGTTTGGCAACAGCCCATTTTTCCTTGAGGAGGGAAATCCCTACTGCGAAGCTGACTGGAATGAAATGTTCACAACAAAGTGCTTTGCCTGCGGATTCCCCGTGGAGGCCGGCGACAGATGGGTTGAGGCTCTGTCCCACAATTACCACAGTCAGTGCTTCAATTGCACC ACATGCAAGAAGAATCTAGAGGGTCAGAGCTTCTTCGCCAAGGGTGGACGTCCTTATTGCAAAAATCACGCCcgctaa